A portion of the Vicinamibacterales bacterium genome contains these proteins:
- the cas6f gene encoding type I-F CRISPR-associated endoribonuclease Cas6/Csy4 — MDYFTDVEVRRDPELAPHVLLGALYDRLHRALAPDNKLGVAVAFPDYQIRPPSLGRRLRLLGGRTALDTLLASDWLGAMRDHVLVGPVDSIPSHAAHRTLRRVQAKSSPERLRRRLAKRHGLDALQLAERVPENVAERLTLPWVQLRSHTTGQNFRLFLKAGIPQDEPVTGTFNAFGLSLLATIRWF, encoded by the coding sequence ATGGACTACTTCACGGACGTTGAGGTTCGCCGGGACCCTGAACTCGCGCCTCATGTGCTACTCGGCGCTCTGTACGACAGACTGCATCGCGCACTGGCACCCGACAACAAGCTCGGCGTCGCGGTTGCGTTCCCTGACTATCAGATTCGACCCCCATCGCTTGGCAGACGACTAAGGCTTCTTGGGGGTCGAACGGCACTGGATACGCTGCTGGCGTCCGACTGGCTTGGGGCCATGCGAGACCACGTATTGGTTGGGCCCGTAGACTCAATACCGAGTCACGCGGCTCATCGCACGCTTCGCCGTGTTCAGGCCAAGAGCAGTCCTGAAAGACTCCGGCGGCGGCTTGCCAAGCGTCATGGTCTCGACGCGCTGCAACTTGCCGAGCGGGTGCCCGAGAACGTGGCTGAGCGGTTGACGCTGCCATGGGTTCAACTACGCAGCCACACCACGGGGCAGAACTTCCGGCTGTTTCTGAAGGCGGGAATCCCGCAGGACGAGCCGGTCACAGGTACTTTCAATGCGTTCGGACTGAGTCTCTTGGCTACGATCCGGTGGTTCTGA